Proteins from a genomic interval of Chanos chanos chromosome 3, fChaCha1.1, whole genome shotgun sequence:
- the myt1b gene encoding myelin transcription factor 1 — protein MKLCGTFLENEFRGELLNQRWTRGDRISRCRPTLRLQSQPIKMSLDIDEKRTRTRSKAVRVSTELVAQDLSCPTPGCNGSGHISGKYARHRSALSCPLARKRRIQEAEPDQEQPVSKRKSHPLKLAMDEGFSVDSDGSSEETEVKEEEEEEEEEEEDAKEGDEEEQREQREQKNENTNAEEADEEECMIIEESSTEKPKSSSGEEYSNYQQMVASSLLHLGQASINQAPSPHRPLAMETDQQNQETTERCVRDTEEEEGEEQLAERDEEEIGQKEAPRFNDNKEEEKMDGEENENGEKEQQKESDHQYFNEELQTPQVEEEEDGQEETEIKSQREEMMDDEDDDIKESEREQATHKPSDPIPNVTFQETEMNDSHRVTTREAYVTHKPTSPENYNSYKAAAAPEVIEVRSEQSEKDYVDGDDDDEEDDDSLSQRSTVTDESEMFDMTRGNLGLLEQAIALKAEQVKSPREIGRIPEHHRYFPLDDRSSKHLENIRKTYFSKESSRPEKKEVKCPTPGCDGTGHVTGLYPHHRSLSGCPHKDRIPPEILAMHENVLKCPTPGCTGQGHVNSNRNTHRSLSGCPIAAAEKLSKSHDKQHLSQPMSEHPKGSPNSDRVLRPMCFVKQLEIPHYGSYRPNVVPTTPRANLAKELEKYSKVSFDYASFDVQVFGKRMLAPKMQTSETSPKAFKTKQPFPRASSPNHSLHCYSKTGPSGAYDYSHDAEAAHMAATAILNLSTRCWERPENLSIKQQDKNMDIEVDENGTLDLSMKKPIKKEGSLSCTSPGVRSPDPSSSSSSSHHHGNSGMTSPHSIHTYKQEEWEGPLDFTKPNRQREEDVEEMDHTAQSFASSDPEDCEMMQDSLEDRKYPGEVTTPSFKVKFQSKDGKKELLLCPTPGCDGSGHITGNYASHRSLSGCPLADKSLRSLMAAHTPELKCPTPGCDGSGHITGNYASHRSLSGCPRAKKGGIKTTPTKDDKEDSELLKCPVPGCDSLGHISGKYATHRSAYGCPLAARRQKEGMLNGSPFSWKAFKTEGPTCPTPGCDGSGHANGSFLTHRSLSGCPRASFAKKKAKFPGEEYLGTKFRASDVLDNDEDIKQLNKEISELNESNNVMEADMVNLQTQISSMEKNLKNIEQENKLIEEQNEALFMELSGLSQALIRSLANIRLPHLQEPITEQNFDSYVSTLTDMYTNKDCYQNPQNKALLETINQAVKGIKV, from the exons TGCACTAAGCTGCCCATTAGCCAGGAAGAGGCGGATCCAAGAGGCAGAACCAGACCAAGAGCAGCCTGTATCCAAGAGGAAGTCCCACCCACTGAAGCTAGCTATGGATGAGGGTTTCAGTGTGGACAGTGATGGGAGcagtgaggagacagaggtgaaggaggaggaggaggaggaggaggaggaggaagaggatgcaAAGG AaggtgatgaagaggagcagagagagcagagagagcagaaaaatgaGAATACAAATGCAGAAGAGGCAGATGAGG AGGAGTGTATGATCATTGAGGAGTCCAGCACAGAGAAGCCAAAATCCTCCAGTGGGGAGGAGTATTCCAACTACCAGCAGATGGTGGCCAGCTCCCTGCTCCACCTTGGCCAGGCCTCCATCAACCAAGCTCCATCTCCTCACAGGCCCCTCGCCATGGAAACGGATCAGCAAAACCAGGAGACGACAGAACGCTGTGTTAGGGatactgaggaagaggaaggcgAAGAGCAGTTAGCTGAGAGAGACGAAGAGGAGATAGGCCAAAAGGAAGCTCCACGCtttaatgacaataaagaggaagagaagatggATGGTGAGGAGaatgaaaatggagagaaagagcagcagAAAGAAAGTGATCACCAGTACTTCAATGAAGAACTTCAAACGCCACAggttgaggaagaggaggatggacaggaagaaacagaaatcaaGAGCCAGAGGGAAGAGATGATGgacgatgaagatgatgatatcaaggaatcagagagagaacaggcaaCTCACAAACCCTCTGACCCCATCCCCAACGTCACTTTTCAGGAAACTGAGATGAACGACAGCCACCGGGTTACCACCCGAGAGGCCTACGTTACCCACAAACCCACATCACCAGAGAACTACAACTCCTACAAGGCCGCAGCGGCCCCCGAGGTGATCGAGGTCCGATCAGAGCAATCGGAGAAAGATTACGTAGACGGcgatgatgacgatgaggaAGACGATGACAGTCTGTCTCAGAGGTCTACGGTGACAGACGAGTCGGAGATGTTTGATATGACGCGCGGAAACCTGGGACTTCTGGAACAGGCCATCGCCCTGAAGGCAGAACAGGTCAAGAGTCCTCGAGAGATCGGACGAATCCCCGAACACCATCGCTATTTTCCTCTGGACGACCGCTCCAGCAAACATTTGGAAAACATACGCAAAACCTACTTCAGTAAAG AGAGCTCCCGGCCAGAGAAGAAAGAGGTCAAGTGCCCCACCCCTGGCTGTGATGGCACAGGTCATGTGACCGGACTCTACCCGCATCACCGCAGTCTGTCTGGCTGCCCACATAAGGACAGAATCCCACCTGAGA tcTTGGCCATGCATGAGAATGTGCTGAAGTGTCCTACTCCCGGTTGTACAGGACAGGGACATGTAAACAGTAACCGTAACACACATCGCAG TTTGTCCGGATGCCCTATCGCAGCAGCTGAGAAGCTGTCTAAGAGCCATGACAAACAACACCTGTCTCAGCCAATGAGTGAGCACCCCAAAGGAAGCCCCAACTCTGACCGTGTACTCAG gcccATGTGTTTCGTGAAGCAGTTGGAGATTCCTCACTATGGCAGCTACAGGCCCAATGTGGTGCCTACAACGCCTCGCGCTAACCTGGCTAAAGAGCTGGAGAAGTACTCCAAGGTGTCCTTTGATTATGCAAGCTTCGACGTGCAGGTGTTTGGCAAGCGCATGCTAGCCCCAAAGATGCAGACCAGCGAAACCTCACCCAAAGCCTTCAAAA CTAAACAGCCCTTCCCCAGGGCCTCTTCGCCCAATCACAGCCTGCACTGCTACAGCAAGACTGGCCCCTCTGGGGCCTATGACTACTCCCATGATGCCGAGGCAGCCCACATGGCTGCCACAGCCATCCTCAACCTGTCCACTCGCTGCTGGGAGAGACCTGAGAACCTCAGCATCAAGCAACAGGACAAG AACATGGACATTGAGGTGGATGAGAATGGTACTCTGGACCTGAGTATGAAGAAGCCCATTAAAAAGGAAGGAAGTCTGTCTTGCACCAGCCCAGGAGTACGCTCCCCAgacccctcttcttcttcatcatcctcccatcaccatggcaacagcggCATGACCTCACCCCACTCcatacacacctacaaacaGGAGGAGTGGGAGGGGCCACTTGACTTCACCAAACCCAACCgccagagagaggaagatgtgGAGGAG ATGGACCACACAGCACAGTCGTTTGCCTCGTCTGACCCAGAAGACTGTGAGATGATGCAGGACTCTCTAGAGGACAGGAAATACCCTGGAGAGGTCACCACCCCAAGCTTCAAGGTCAAGTTCCAGTCCAAGGACGGCAAGAAGGAGCTTCTGTT GTGTCCCACTCCAGGCTGTGATGGTAGTGGGCATATTACCGGAAACTATGCATCTCATCGCAG CCTGTCTGGGTGTCCTCTTGCTGATAAGAGTCTGCGGTCCCTAATGGCAGCACACACCCCTGAACTCAA GTGCCCAACTCCAGGGTGTGATGGATCAGGTCATATCACTGGTAACTACGCTTCCCACAGAAG TTTGTCTGGGTGTCCCCGTGCCAAGAAAGGTGGAATAAAAACAACTCCTACCAAGGACGACAAGGAGGACTCCGAGCTCCTAAA atgtCCGGTACCAGGCTGTGACAGTCTAGGTCATATCAGTGGGAAGTATGCCACCCACCGCAGTGCCTATGGGTGTCCACTGGCAGCTCGCAGGCAGAAAGAGGGCATGCTGAACGGTTCTCCATTCTCCTGGAAGGCCTTTAAGACCGAGGGCCCCACATGCCCCACACCAGGCTGTGATGGCTCTGGCCACGCCAATGGCAGCTTCCTCACCCACCGCAG TCTCTCTGGCTGTCCCCGAGCCTCGTTTGCCAAGAAGAAAGCCAAGTTCCCAGGAGAGGAGTACCTCGGTACCAAGTTCAGGGCCAGTGATG TGCTAGACAATGATGAGGACATCAAGCAACTGAACAAAGAAATCAGTGAGCTCAATGAGTCCAACAACGTGATGGAGGCAGACATGGTCAACCTCCAAACACAG ATCTCATCCATGGAGAAGAACCTGAAGAATATAGAGCAAGAGAATAAGCTCATTGAGGAGCAGAATGAGGCTTTGTTTATGGAACTGTCTGGACTGAGCCAGGCCCTTATCCGCAGCCTGGCCAACATCCGCCTGCCGCACTTG CAggagccaatcacagagcagaATTTCGACAGCTACGTGAGCACGCTGACTGATATGTACACCAACAAAGACTGCTACCAGAACCCCCAGAACAAGGCCCTACTGGAAACCATCAACCAGGCCGTCAAGGGCATCAAGGTCTGA
- the pcmtd2b gene encoding protein-L-isoaspartate O-methyltransferase domain-containing protein 2: MGGAVSAGEDNDELIDNLKEAHYIRSDLVERAFRAIDRADYYLEEYRDNAYKDLAWRHGNLHLSAPCIYSEVMEALDLRPGLSFLNLGSGTGYLSTMVGLILGPFGVNHGVELHADVIEYAKQKLHHFIKTSESFDKFEFCEPSFVEGNCLEIPPDSRQYDRVYCGAGVQKEYENYMKNLLKVGGILVLPLEEKLTKITRTGQSTWETKKIIAVTFAPLVQPKHNINGRLRPVPLPKFEVRTLQDLARICIRHTLRQPTVLNEGRGKRRLSFPGARAMHRYGPRFERRRLCRRLYRQRVDSVVLHDSMIPVPMDDNNNQGMTEEEEEEEEERRCRRRREEQLDEEEDEGVQGEEDERGKGDTTWAEPTVNILRERILGLPLPEPLKLYLLYYREK, from the exons ATGGGAGGAGCAGTGAGCGCCGGAGAGGACAACGATGAGCTGATCGACAACCTGAAGGAGGCCCATTATATCCGCTCTGACTTAGTGGAGCGGGCTTTCAGAGCCATCGACCGTGCCGACTACTACCTTGAGGAATACCGTGACAACGCCTACAAGGACCTGGCGTGGAGACATGGGAATCTCCACCTGTCTGCTCCCTGCATCTATTCGGAGGTGATGGAGGCCCTGGATCTGCGACCCGGCCTGTCCTTCCTGAACCTGGGCAGTGGTACAGGCTATCTCAGCACCATGGTTGGCCTGATACTGG GTCCTTTTGGTGTCAATCACGGGGTGGAGTTGCATGCAGATGTGATTGAATATGCCAAACAGAAACTTCACCATTTCATCAAAACCAGCGAAAGCTTTGACAA GTTTGAGTTCTGTGAGCCCTCTTTTGTTGAGGGGAACTGCCTGGAGATTCCACCAGACAGCAGACAATATGACAGAGTGTACTGTGGAGCAGGGGTACAGAAAGAGTATGAAAACTACATGAAGAACCTGCTTAAAGTTGGAGGTATCCTGGTGCTACCACTGGAGGAGAAG CTGACCAAGATCACCCGCACAGGACAAAGCACCTGGGAAACCAAAAAAATCATTGCTGTCACTTTTGCTCCTCTCGTTCAACCCAAACATAACATTAACGGCAGACTCCGACCTGTGCCACTAC CAAAGTTTGAGGTGCGGACGCTTCAGGATCTGGCCCGAATTTGCATCCGTCACACACTGAGGCAGCCCACAGTCCTGAATGAGGGGCGGGGTAAGAGACGGCTGTCTTTCCCAGGAGCCCGAGCCATGCATCGGTACGGCCCCCGCTTCGAGCGACGGCGTCTCTGCCGACGCCTGTACCGCCAGCGCGTCGACTCTGTGGTCCTCCACGACTCTATGATCCCAGTGCCCATggatgacaacaacaaccaagGAATGaccgaggaagaggaggaggaggaagaggaaaggaggtGCAGAAGAAGAAGGGAGGAACAgctggatgaggaggaggacgagggtGTCCAAGGAGAGGAAGACGAGAGAGGGAAGGGCGATACTACGTGGGCGGAGCCAACTGTTAACATTTTGAGGGAGAGGATCCTGGGACTCCCTCTACCAGAGCCTCTGAAGCTGTACCTGCTGTATTATCGAGAGAAATGA